The following are encoded together in the Juglans microcarpa x Juglans regia isolate MS1-56 chromosome 2D, Jm3101_v1.0, whole genome shotgun sequence genome:
- the LOC121250172 gene encoding ribosomal L1 domain-containing protein 1-like, translating into MAITSPNAPPTPSRVNSTTIHTAVTSLLKWRNSKSGTQKPQLLEQDEFVYLILTLKKIPSQSRTNPHKILLPHAIQSPHLSQELCLIIDDRPHSNLTKASAKSKIDSDQVPVSKVLKLSKLKSDYRPFEAKRKLCDSYDMFFVDKRVVPLLPGLLGKHFYKKKKIPVPVDLKHKNWKEQIEKACSSALLFLRTGTCSVVKVARVSMEKEEIVENVVAAIEGIVEIVPRKWGGVRSLHLKLLDSLALPVYQVVPDVRLRIEGMKEEGKGEEAGRDKGKKGERVGKKRGRIHEVRYMDGNVGEVIHEDEVGRDEIEGGDVGDSENGEMDFVESGDKKRKKGDKTEVGVFGELKHLKKLAKLKNKVILTETR; encoded by the coding sequence ATGGCCATTACCAGTCCAAACGCACCTCCTACACCCTCTAGGGTCAACTCCACTACCATCCACACGGCCGTCACCTCACTCCTGAAATGGAGAAACTCCAAGTCAGGGACCCAGAAACCCCAACTTTTAGAGCAAGATGAATTTGTCTACCTCATACTCACCCTCAAGAAAATACCCTCCCAATCTCGCACTAACCCCCATAAGATCCTACTCCCACACGCCATACAATCCCCCCACCTCTCCCAAGAGCTTTGCCTCATCATCGACGATCGACCCCACTCCAATCTCACCAAAGCCTCCGCCAAATCTAAGATTGATTCCGACCAAGTACCTGTCTCCAAAGTCCTCAAGTTGTCCAAGCTGAAATCGGACTATCGCCCATTTGAGGCCAAGAGGAAGTTGTGTGATTCGTATGACATGTTCTTTGTAGACAAGAGGGTTGTGCCCCTCTTGCCAGGGTTGTTGGGGAAGCACTtttataagaagaagaagattccgGTGCCCGTGGACTTGAAGCACAAGAATTGGAAGGAGCAAATTGAGAAGGCGTGCTCTTCAGCCTTGTTATTCTTGAGAACGGGGACTTGTAGTGTCGTGAAGGTGGCGAGGGTGAGTATGGAGAAGGAGGAGATTGTGGAGAATGTGGTGGCTGCGATCGAGGGGATTGTGGAGATTGTGCCACGTAAGTGGGGTGGTGTGAGGTCGTTGCATTTGAAGCTGCTGGACTCATTGGCTTTACCGGTTTATCAGGTGGTGCCGGATGTGAGGTTGAGGATTGAGGGAATGAAAGAGGAGGGAAAGGGTGAAGAGGCTGGCAGAGATAAGGGTAAGAAAGGTGAGCGTGTGGGGAAGAAGAGGGGGAGGATTCATGAAGTAAGGTATATGGACGGGAATGTAGGTGAGGTGATTCATGAAGATGAAGTGGGGAGGGATGAGATTGAGGGTGGGGATGTTGGTGACAGTGAGAATGGTGAAATGGATTTTGTTGAATCGGGggataagaagagaaaaaagggaGACAAGACTGAAGTAGGGGTTTTTGGTGAGTTGAAACACTTGAAGAAGTTGGCTAAGCTGAAGAACAAAGTTATTTTAACAGAGACGAGATGA